A genomic segment from Lasioglossum baleicum chromosome 5, iyLasBale1, whole genome shotgun sequence encodes:
- the Ath gene encoding ATP-dependent RNA helicase DHX33, whose product MYTEELRHWLKLPPVKALICTQLYCATRACSCAVSKFVCATIFGDMGVHDNTDSKYNVIGTATFTKLAAKRPNTVVFNETSSKIKKDEGSQHAAAETVDKENISFQQQRKSLPVYRLRKRLLEEIRRNSTLIVIGETGSGKTTQIPQLLLSSGIAGASGCIGITQPRRVAAVSVARRVAQEQGVETGKLVGYCVRFEDVTSPQTRIKYLTDGMMVREAMTDEILSDYSVVILDEAHERSVQTDVLLGVARRAQNLRKLKNLPPLKLLVMSATMDVDKFAKYFQASAVYLEGRQHPVKIYHAVKSSDDYAFSALVTAFQIHRDNPANEDILVFLTGQEEIEATAMSARQAAKQLDGQSYPPLKVFPLYSALPTHQQLEAFKPSPPGMRKLILSTNVAETSVTIGGIRHVIDTGVVKARTHHPTTGLDVLRVEKVSKAQAWQRTGRAGREAAGKCYRTYTKEDFERMKEMPVPEIQRCSLAGVALQLLAIGIDITTFDFMDKPPTEAVDVAVACLEKLGAVKGSPPQLTTLGRTMSLFPLDPRFTKVILASVEHQCLEEALSVIALLSGESIFTDPPAKRQQAQIARSRFASPEGDHVTLLNVFRAYMNTNQKKVWCHENFLHHRNLEYAAEVRQQLAALAKRANLEKVSCGTNTEQLRRALLEGLYDNLAELQRDQTYITVSSKQPVGIHPSSALHRTKPPLILFTEYVATGRCYIRGLSVIEFSWLAGKGLNIGKHD is encoded by the exons ATGTACACAGAGGAGCTACGTCATTGGCTGAAGCTTCCTCCTGTCAAGGCGCTTATTTGTACACAACTGTACTGTGCAACACGTGCGTGCTCGTGTGCCGTTTCGAAGTTCGTTTGTGCTACGATTTTCGGTGACATGGGGGTCCACGATAACACGGATTCGAAGTACAATGTGATCGGCACTGCGACTTTCACGAAATTAGCAGCGAAACGACCTAACACCGTCGTGTTCAACGAAACATCGAGCAAAATAAAGAAAGACGAGGGTAGTCAACATGCTGCCGCAGAGACTGTAGACAAAGAGAACATAAGCTTCCAACAACAAAGAAAATCGTTACCGGTTTACAGGCTACGCAAACG TTTGTTGGAGGAGATCCGGCGCAACAGCACTCTAATCGTGATAGGCGAGACGGGCAGCGGGAAGACTACTCAGATCCCTCAGTTGCTGTTGTCTTCCGGTATAGCTGGTGCATCGGGTTGCATCGGTATCACGCAACCGCGTAGGGTGGCCGCGGTCAGCGTGGCTCGCAGGGTGGCACAGGAGCAAGGGGTTGAAACCGGAAAGCTGGTGGGCTACTGCGTGCGTTTCGAAGACGTTACATCCCCTCAGACCAGGATCAAGTACCTGACCGATGGAATGATGGTCCGAGAGGCGATGACCGACGAAATCCTGTCCGATTACTCGGTGGTGATCCTCGACGAAGCCCACGAGAGATCCGTGCAAACCGACGTGCTCCTCGGCGTGGCCCGTCGTGCGCAGAACCTGCGGAAGCTGAAGAACCTACCGCCGTTGAAGCTGCTGGTGATGTCGGCGACGATGGACGTCGATAAGTTCGCCAAGTATTTTCAAGCATCGGCGGTCTACTTGGAAGGTCGTCAGCACCCCGTGAAGATTTATCATGCCGTCAAGTCGTCGGACGATTATGCGTTTTCCGCACTTGTTACCGCTTTCCAGATCCACCGCGATAATCCTGCCAA CGAGGACATTCTGGTCTTTTTAACCGGGCAGGAAGAAATAGAGGCTACAGCCATGAGCGCGAGGCAAGCGGCTAAACAGTTGGATGGACAGAGCTATCCGCCATTAAAGGTCTTTCCATTGTACTCGGCTCTGCCGACGCATCAACAATTGGAAGCCTTTAAGCCGTCCCCTCCCGGAATGCGGAAGCTTATTTTGTCAACTAACGTAGCTGAGACGTCTGTTACGATCGGTG GAATTCGACATGTGATCGACACCGGAGTGGTCAAAGCGAGAACTCATCACCCGACGACAGGATTGGATGTGCTCAGGGTGGAAAAAGTCTCAAAGGCACAGGCCTGGCAGAGGACAGGCAGAGCAGGCCGTGAAGCGGCCGGCAAATGTTATAGAACTTACACGAAAGAGGATTTCGAAAGGATGAAGGAGATGCCGGTGCCCGAGATACAAAGGTGTTCCCTCGCGGGAGTGGCGCTCCAGTTACTCGCCATCGGGATTGATATCACCACCTTTGATTTCATGGACAAACCACCGACGGAAGCCGTCGACGTCGCCGTCGCTTGCTTGGAGAAGCTCGGCGCTGTTAAAG GTTCTCCGCCACAGCTGACCACCCTTGGCAGGACGATGTCTTTATTCCCATTGGATCCAAGATTCACTAAAGTGATCCTTGCGTCGGTGGAGCACCAATGCCTCGAGGAAGCGCTATCGGTGATTGCTCTGTTGTCAGGAGAGTCTATCTTCACCGATCCGCCTGCTAAAAGGCAGCAGGCACAAATTGCTAGGTCAAG ATTCGCGTCACCCGAGGGAGACCATGTCACGTTGCTGAACGTTTTTCGCGCATACATGAACACGAACCAGAAGAAAGTCTGGTGCCACGAGAACTTCCTGCATCATAGGAATCTGGAGTACGCCGCGGAGGTGCGCCAGCAGCTTGCCGCATTAGCGAAACGTGCGAATTTGGAAAAGGTGAGCTGCGGAACGAATACCGAGCAACTCAGGCGAGCACTCCTCGAGGGCCTCTACGATAACCTCGCCGAACTGCAGAGGGATCAAACTTACATCACC GTGAGCTCGAAGCAGCCGGTTGGGATACATCCTTCCTCGGCGTTGCACCGTACCAAGCCACCGCTAATATTGTTCACGGAGTACGTAGCCACTGGGAGATGTTATATTCGTGGTTTGTCTGTCATCGAGTTCTCGTGGCTGGCTGGAAAAGGGCTTAatatcggcaagcacgactaa